Proteins encoded in a region of the Bacillus sp. T3 genome:
- a CDS encoding endospore germination permease, giving the protein MMIEKGKISNIQFSMLIIMFIVGTATLIVPAIVTGIAKQDGWLSTLLSLCLGFVFVMVFAKIAERNPDITLIQTCEKILGKWLGRLVSLLYTVYFLFLTAIFLRIAGDLITTHVLTETPIQATETLFLIIMIMAVRLGLEPFSRAAEMLFPHIVFFILLFFFFLLPQVKGENMTPVLEHGLEPVLFGTYKIIGIPYLNLVIFLMLTPFVSTPSKIKKSFFISILIGGMFITMITLFSIFVLGADATNRLNYAPYILAQKIQIGNFIQRIEIVAGAFIFISLFVKSALTYYCFILSTAQTFHLKNYKILTLPFGLIVLVLSISLFPNIIYFHTFVSVAWTILTLIFGLLLPLLILIVDLFKSRLANRTDQEAGK; this is encoded by the coding sequence ATGATGATCGAAAAGGGTAAAATTTCCAATATACAATTTTCTATGTTAATTATCATGTTTATCGTCGGTACGGCCACCTTAATTGTTCCTGCGATTGTAACAGGTATTGCCAAGCAGGACGGCTGGTTATCCACTTTACTGTCTCTTTGCCTCGGTTTCGTTTTTGTGATGGTTTTTGCAAAAATTGCTGAACGAAATCCAGACATAACACTCATTCAGACTTGTGAAAAAATCTTAGGCAAGTGGTTAGGCAGGCTAGTATCTTTACTGTACACGGTATATTTTTTATTTTTAACAGCGATTTTCCTTAGAATTGCTGGAGATCTTATTACGACCCACGTCTTAACAGAAACACCCATTCAGGCAACAGAAACTTTATTTTTAATCATTATGATTATGGCCGTCCGCCTAGGACTTGAACCGTTTTCCCGAGCAGCAGAAATGCTTTTTCCGCACATCGTTTTTTTCATTTTATTGTTTTTCTTTTTTCTTTTGCCTCAAGTTAAAGGAGAAAATATGACACCCGTGCTCGAACATGGACTTGAACCCGTGCTTTTTGGTACATATAAAATCATTGGCATTCCATATTTAAATTTAGTCATTTTTCTCATGCTCACGCCTTTTGTCAGTACGCCTTCTAAAATAAAAAAGAGCTTTTTTATTTCCATCTTAATTGGTGGGATGTTTATCACGATGATTACTCTATTTTCGATTTTTGTCCTAGGGGCTGATGCAACGAACAGATTAAATTATGCACCTTATATTTTAGCTCAGAAGATTCAAATCGGTAATTTCATTCAAAGAATAGAAATCGTAGCTGGTGCGTTTATTTTCATTTCCTTATTTGTAAAATCGGCATTAACTTATTATTGCTTCATTTTGAGTACTGCTCAAACATTCCATTTAAAAAACTATAAAATCTTAACTTTACCATTTGGTTTAATTGTCCTAGTATTATCAATTTCACTATTCCCTAACATTATTTATTTCCATACGTTTGTATCCGTTGCATGGACGATTCTCACCCTTATATTTGGATTATTACTTCCATTATTGATACTTATTGTTGATTTATTTAAATCACGATTGGCGAACAGAACTGATCAGGAAGCAGGGAAATGA
- a CDS encoding GerAB/ArcD/ProY family transporter — translation MIQVKITPFQLFCLMFLFELGSSIVVGLGLDAKQDAWLTILLGMVCAIPLFSIYSYLYQQYPDLPLTSYLPKILGKVIGIPIALAYSLYFLYISTRVLRDFGDLMITSTLDVTPLYAVNGLMILLIIYGIYSGLEVIGRTSEIIFFTMLFLVFSGILVTILSGLMDFSNLSPVLEGGWKPIISTVFRQTYTFPFGEMIVFTMLLPHLTKPDFVNKVGVLAIISSGLILCFTIVMEISILGVEGTAAAQFPLLETVSKVSFGDFIQRLDAIVVATLILGMFMKIIIFFYAGLTEILDVFNISKKRHKNYFLLLIGFSILIYSQKIAGNFAEHIKIGLKLVPVYLHLPLQTGIPLFLFFITLIRTAFRKNKAETM, via the coding sequence ATGATTCAGGTTAAAATAACTCCATTCCAATTATTTTGTTTGATGTTCCTATTTGAGCTTGGGAGCTCCATTGTAGTGGGACTTGGGTTAGATGCGAAGCAGGACGCGTGGTTAACGATTTTATTAGGTATGGTCTGTGCAATCCCGTTATTTTCCATTTATAGTTACCTTTATCAACAATACCCAGATCTCCCGCTAACTAGTTATCTTCCTAAGATTCTCGGAAAAGTTATTGGGATTCCTATTGCACTTGCCTATTCTCTTTATTTTCTCTATATATCCACCAGGGTTTTGAGAGATTTTGGGGATTTGATGATCACCTCGACCTTAGACGTTACTCCTTTATATGCAGTAAACGGTTTGATGATCCTCTTGATTATATATGGTATATATAGCGGTTTAGAAGTAATTGGGCGGACTAGTGAAATTATCTTTTTTACTATGTTATTTTTGGTTTTTTCCGGAATTCTTGTAACTATCCTTTCTGGATTAATGGACTTCAGCAATTTGAGTCCCGTTCTCGAAGGTGGTTGGAAACCGATTATCTCGACAGTGTTCCGCCAAACCTATACATTCCCTTTCGGTGAAATGATTGTCTTTACAATGCTCCTCCCCCATCTTACTAAGCCTGATTTTGTAAATAAAGTTGGAGTTTTGGCGATTATAAGTAGTGGTCTCATTCTGTGCTTTACAATTGTGATGGAAATTTCAATTTTAGGCGTGGAAGGTACTGCAGCTGCGCAATTCCCTTTACTTGAAACCGTATCAAAGGTAAGTTTTGGTGACTTTATCCAAAGGCTAGATGCAATCGTTGTCGCAACCCTCATTCTTGGAATGTTTATGAAAATCATCATATTTTTTTATGCAGGATTAACCGAAATACTTGATGTATTTAACATTTCAAAAAAAAGACATAAAAACTACTTTCTTCTATTAATAGGTTTTAGCATTCTCATTTATTCACAAAAAATAGCCGGGAATTTTGCAGAGCACATTAAGATCGGTTTAAAGCTGGTTCCTGTTTATCTTCATTTGCCATT